A region from the Halobacillus mangrovi genome encodes:
- a CDS encoding sensor domain-containing diguanylate cyclase, whose protein sequence is MTNHKKIAVWCLWIVLWPSCLYTLYRTLNPAIQGNEIEIAAFMILASIVALFPLQVGDNPVFFTHGIAFAVFLYYGLFIEILVSQVALLFLMGKLRVRKADLYRVPINFLMFLMISVFSALLYYLLGGTHGDDAVSSFDDALPVTVYAVSQILLNQFSIKLIARYLYNKQVKWVDCGLLWDVLTACLVLPIGLVLYIVYAEFGVSAVFFVGIPFILIAGMLMLYHNSSQVNAYLKKTSIIGHELTGKLGVTEVLDLFVKRISQLLPLDYLYVFDVTSEKQLTLIHFFDRSGQMQLANYSLFKGESVSGNTLTQRRSFYYKSKKEWHHLNHACIPENAESVMSIPVERNNEIVGIITVYANKKQAFMQFQFMILEILGNYLGVAIDNARYYEKTKAESERCALTGLYNYRYFENYLHRVIQQWKDEQRKQPISLILMDLDHFKVINDTYGHESGNEVLCILAERLQQVIHNQGLIARYGGEEFVILLPECSTDEAEFLAEEVRRTITDKPFISYEHLLSGKKPKEIKVTASIGVATYPDHCEEALELVRHADRAMYVGAKQQGRDKVASYEALLETVEG, encoded by the coding sequence ATGACAAATCATAAGAAGATTGCGGTGTGGTGCCTATGGATTGTGTTATGGCCTTCCTGCCTCTATACCCTTTATCGAACGCTGAACCCTGCTATTCAAGGTAATGAGATTGAAATAGCAGCTTTTATGATCCTTGCATCCATAGTGGCGCTTTTTCCATTGCAAGTCGGGGACAATCCAGTTTTCTTCACCCACGGCATCGCTTTTGCCGTATTTTTGTATTATGGGTTATTCATTGAAATTCTTGTCTCCCAAGTTGCTTTACTATTTTTAATGGGTAAGCTGAGAGTGAGAAAAGCTGATTTGTATCGAGTTCCTATAAATTTCTTAATGTTTCTTATGATTTCGGTTTTCTCAGCACTTCTATATTATTTATTGGGTGGAACACATGGAGATGATGCGGTGTCGTCTTTTGATGACGCTCTTCCCGTGACGGTTTACGCGGTTTCTCAGATTCTACTTAACCAGTTTTCAATAAAACTCATTGCACGTTATCTATACAATAAACAGGTTAAATGGGTTGATTGCGGACTGTTGTGGGATGTGCTGACGGCCTGTCTCGTTTTGCCTATCGGATTAGTGCTTTACATCGTTTATGCAGAGTTTGGTGTCAGTGCGGTATTTTTCGTAGGCATTCCTTTTATTCTCATTGCAGGGATGCTGATGCTTTATCATAATAGCAGCCAGGTTAATGCTTATTTGAAGAAAACGAGTATCATTGGCCATGAATTGACTGGAAAGCTTGGTGTAACAGAGGTTCTTGACTTATTTGTTAAACGAATCAGTCAGCTTCTGCCGCTTGATTATCTTTATGTTTTTGATGTAACTTCAGAAAAACAACTGACGCTGATTCATTTTTTCGATCGTTCCGGACAGATGCAACTCGCCAACTATTCCCTTTTCAAAGGGGAGAGCGTAAGCGGGAACACGTTAACTCAACGAAGGAGTTTTTATTACAAAAGTAAAAAAGAATGGCATCATTTAAATCATGCCTGCATACCTGAAAATGCAGAAAGTGTCATGTCTATTCCGGTCGAGAGAAATAATGAAATTGTAGGGATCATTACTGTTTATGCCAATAAGAAGCAGGCATTTATGCAATTTCAATTTATGATTCTAGAGATCCTAGGTAATTATTTAGGGGTGGCGATAGATAATGCACGATACTATGAGAAAACAAAAGCAGAAAGCGAGAGGTGTGCGTTAACAGGCCTCTACAACTACAGATACTTTGAGAATTATCTTCATAGAGTTATTCAACAGTGGAAAGATGAGCAGAGAAAGCAGCCAATTTCGTTGATCTTGATGGATCTCGACCATTTTAAGGTGATTAACGATACATACGGACATGAAAGTGGAAATGAAGTGTTATGCATTCTTGCTGAACGCCTGCAACAAGTGATTCATAACCAGGGCCTCATCGCGAGGTATGGGGGGGAAGAATTTGTTATTCTTCTGCCTGAATGTTCAACAGATGAAGCTGAGTTTTTAGCAGAAGAAGTAAGAAGAACGATTACAGATAAACCATTTATTTCTTATGAGCACTTGCTGAGTGGGAAGAAACCAAAAGAGATCAAAGTTACAGCGAGTATTGGCGTGGCTACTTATCCAGACCATTGTGAGGAAGCATTGGAACTGGTACGACACGCTGATCGCGCCATGTACGTAGGTGCCAAGCAGCAAGGAAGAGACAAAGTGGCGAGTTATGAGGCTTTATTAGAAACAGTCGAAGGATAG
- the hemC gene encoding hydroxymethylbilane synthase, with protein MRKIVIGSRKSKLAITQTEWVIEQLKNIDPSYEFEIKRITTKGDKILDVTLSKVGGKGLFIKEIEQAMYDGEIDMAVHSMKDMPAVVAEGLTVASVPIREDHRDAFVSEGNVPLKDLPEGAIVGTSSLRRGSQIKAVRPDLEIKWIRGNIDTRLRKLKEEDYDAIVLAAAGLKRMGWDDNVVTEYLEPDVCVPAVGQGALAIQCRENDSELRDYLMKLNHEYTATTVAAERKFLHDLNGGCQVPIGGYAHRKGEEIILTALVGSPDGKTILHETVSGTDPIAVGKMAADRLKAQGAQEIVDRAKEEYDQ; from the coding sequence GTGAGAAAGATCGTCATCGGTTCACGAAAGAGTAAACTAGCGATTACTCAAACAGAGTGGGTGATCGAACAACTAAAAAACATTGATCCATCTTACGAATTCGAAATCAAACGAATCACGACAAAAGGGGATAAGATCCTCGATGTCACGTTATCAAAAGTCGGTGGAAAAGGCCTATTTATTAAAGAGATTGAGCAGGCTATGTATGATGGCGAGATCGATATGGCGGTTCATAGTATGAAAGATATGCCTGCTGTGGTTGCTGAAGGACTGACAGTGGCTTCTGTACCGATAAGAGAAGACCATCGCGATGCGTTCGTATCGGAAGGAAATGTGCCTTTAAAGGATCTGCCTGAAGGTGCGATTGTCGGTACAAGCAGTCTGAGAAGAGGTTCTCAAATTAAGGCTGTAAGACCTGATCTGGAAATCAAATGGATCCGTGGAAATATCGATACACGTCTTCGTAAGCTTAAAGAGGAAGATTACGATGCGATTGTCCTCGCTGCTGCCGGCCTTAAACGAATGGGATGGGATGATAATGTCGTAACCGAATACCTTGAGCCTGATGTGTGTGTGCCTGCCGTAGGTCAAGGAGCATTAGCAATCCAGTGCCGGGAGAATGATTCAGAACTTCGAGACTATCTGATGAAGCTCAACCATGAGTACACGGCAACAACAGTGGCTGCAGAGCGTAAGTTCCTCCATGATCTGAATGGAGGCTGCCAAGTACCAATTGGTGGGTACGCTCATCGGAAAGGCGAAGAAATCATCCTGACTGCCCTCGTAGGTTCTCCTGACGGGAAAACGATCTTGCATGAAACGGTAAGCGGGACAGATCCGATTGCAGTCGGGAAGATGGCAGCTGATCGTTTGAAAGCCCAGGGAGCGCAGGAAATTGTTGATCGAGCTAAAGAGGAGTATGATCAATAA
- the hemB gene encoding porphobilinogen synthase translates to MQDLQFKRHRRLRRTESMRALVRETHLRTEDLIYPIFVVEGEGIRKEVPSMPGVHHVSLDHLTEEMNELVRLNIRSVIVFGVPGEKDEVGSQAYHEEGIVQRAIRQIKEEVPSLTVVADTCLCQYTDHGHCGIVRDGDIANDESLEYLTKTAVSQAEAGADIIAPSNMMDGFVAAIRRGLDEAGYSQIPVMSYAVKYASSFYGPFRDAAHSSPQFGDRRAYQMDPSNRLEAIREAESDVEEGADFLIVKPALAYLDIMREVKDRFNLPLVAYNVSGEYSMIKAAAQNGWVNEQEIVLEKLTSMKRAGADLIITYFAKDAAKWLNQ, encoded by the coding sequence ATGCAAGATTTACAATTTAAACGTCACCGCCGCCTGCGTCGGACAGAATCAATGCGAGCGTTGGTAAGAGAGACTCATTTACGTACGGAAGATCTCATTTATCCAATTTTTGTAGTAGAAGGTGAAGGGATAAGAAAAGAAGTGCCTTCTATGCCAGGTGTCCATCATGTTTCTCTCGACCACCTTACTGAGGAAATGAATGAACTTGTACGTCTAAATATTCGTTCCGTCATCGTATTTGGTGTCCCAGGAGAGAAAGATGAAGTAGGCAGCCAAGCGTATCATGAAGAAGGTATTGTTCAGCGAGCCATCCGTCAGATTAAAGAGGAAGTGCCATCCTTGACGGTTGTTGCAGATACATGTCTCTGCCAATATACAGATCACGGACATTGCGGAATTGTACGTGATGGAGATATTGCAAATGATGAATCATTAGAATACTTAACAAAAACAGCGGTAAGTCAAGCGGAAGCAGGAGCCGATATTATTGCTCCATCGAATATGATGGATGGGTTTGTTGCGGCCATTCGTCGAGGATTGGATGAAGCAGGATACAGCCAAATCCCGGTGATGTCCTATGCCGTGAAATATGCATCATCCTTTTACGGTCCATTCCGTGATGCTGCACATAGTTCCCCTCAATTCGGAGACCGCAGAGCTTACCAAATGGACCCGTCTAATCGACTTGAAGCAATTAGAGAAGCGGAATCAGATGTAGAAGAAGGCGCTGATTTCTTAATTGTAAAACCTGCTCTTGCTTATCTAGATATTATGAGAGAAGTAAAAGATCGGTTTAATCTTCCGCTCGTTGCTTACAATGTAAGCGGGGAATACTCCATGATCAAGGCAGCCGCGCAAAATGGCTGGGTCAATGAACAGGAAATCGTTCTTGAAAAATTGACATCCATGAAGCGTGCAGGAGCCGACCTGATTATTACTTACTTTGCAAAAGATGCAGCTAAATGGCTGAACCAATAA
- a CDS encoding valine--tRNA ligase, whose amino-acid sequence MEQKDLSMPTKYDPAAVEKDRYQYWVDGKFFEATGDKNKEPYTIVIPPPNVTGKLHLGHAWDTTLQDILTRVKRMQGYDVLWLPGMDHAGIATQAKVDAKLRESGVNRHDLGREKFLEKSWEWKDEYAKFIRTQWEKLGLGLDYSRERFTLDEGLSDAVKEVFVKLYEKGLIYRGEYIINWDPQTKTALSDIEVEYKDVQGAFYHMRYPLKDEEGSIEIATTRPETMLGDTAIAVHPEDDRYKHLIGKKAILPIIGREIEIVADDYVDMEFGSGAVKITPAHDPNDFDIGNRHNLERVLIMNEDGSMNENAGKYKGMDRFECRKQIVKDLQEQGVLFEIEEHQHSVGHSERSGAVVEPYLSTQWFVDMKPLADASVKLQKGDDKVQFVPDRFEKPYLHWMENTRDWCISRQLWWGHRIPAWYHKETGEIYVGKEEPKDPENWTQDEDVLDTWFSSALWPFSTMGWPDEDSEDFKRFFPTDVLVTGYDIIGFWVSRMIFQSLEFTGRRPFKDVLIHGLVRDAEGRKMSKSLGNGVDPMDVIDKYGADSLRYFLSTGSSPGQDLRFHWEKVESTWNFANKIWNASRFALMNMGDLKYEDIDLSGDKSVADQWILTRLNQTIEQVTQNVDKYEFGEAGRHLYNFIWDDFCDWYIEMAKLPLYGEDDGRILTTRSILAYTLDQTMRMLHPFMPFITEEIWQHLPHEGESITQAAWPEVRDEFHNEQAVNEMDRLVSIIRSVRNIRAEVDTPMSKEIQLMIQAKDEDVVQELEKNRDYLERFCNPSELTIATDLQAPEKAMSAVITGAELYLPLAGLINLEDEIKRLEQEWKKWDKEVDRVQKKLSNEGFVSKAPEHVVEEERKKETDYLDKRAKVEARIEELKA is encoded by the coding sequence ATGGAACAAAAAGATCTTTCAATGCCCACGAAATACGATCCGGCAGCTGTAGAAAAAGACCGGTACCAGTATTGGGTTGATGGGAAATTTTTCGAAGCAACTGGAGACAAAAATAAAGAACCTTATACCATTGTCATTCCGCCGCCCAACGTCACAGGTAAACTGCACTTGGGTCACGCTTGGGATACAACGTTGCAGGATATTTTGACTCGTGTGAAGCGCATGCAGGGCTATGATGTCCTATGGCTCCCAGGTATGGACCACGCAGGAATTGCGACCCAGGCAAAGGTGGATGCGAAGCTGCGTGAATCAGGTGTAAACCGGCACGACCTTGGACGCGAGAAATTCTTGGAAAAGTCCTGGGAATGGAAAGACGAATACGCTAAATTCATCCGTACTCAATGGGAAAAGCTTGGTCTTGGCCTAGACTACTCCCGTGAACGCTTTACCCTTGATGAAGGCTTGTCTGATGCCGTTAAAGAAGTGTTTGTAAAGCTTTATGAAAAAGGGCTCATCTATCGTGGTGAATACATCATTAACTGGGATCCGCAAACAAAAACAGCTCTTTCTGATATTGAGGTAGAATATAAGGACGTCCAAGGGGCGTTCTACCATATGCGTTATCCGCTAAAAGATGAAGAAGGATCCATAGAAATAGCAACCACACGGCCAGAGACGATGCTTGGTGATACAGCGATCGCCGTTCATCCTGAAGACGATCGTTACAAGCATCTGATCGGTAAAAAGGCAATCCTGCCGATCATCGGTCGTGAAATTGAAATTGTTGCGGATGATTATGTGGATATGGAATTCGGGTCCGGAGCAGTTAAAATCACTCCAGCCCATGACCCTAATGACTTTGATATCGGAAATCGGCACAACCTTGAGCGTGTTCTTATTATGAATGAGGACGGCAGCATGAACGAAAATGCAGGAAAATATAAAGGAATGGACCGCTTTGAGTGCCGCAAACAGATCGTCAAAGATTTGCAAGAGCAAGGGGTTCTTTTCGAAATTGAAGAACACCAGCACTCTGTAGGGCACTCCGAGCGAAGTGGAGCCGTTGTCGAGCCATACCTTTCTACTCAATGGTTTGTTGACATGAAACCATTAGCAGATGCTTCTGTCAAGTTGCAAAAAGGTGACGACAAAGTTCAATTCGTTCCTGACCGATTCGAAAAACCTTATTTACACTGGATGGAAAATACTCGTGACTGGTGCATTTCACGTCAACTGTGGTGGGGACACCGCATTCCAGCGTGGTATCACAAGGAAACAGGCGAGATTTATGTAGGAAAAGAGGAGCCGAAGGACCCTGAGAATTGGACACAGGATGAAGATGTATTAGATACCTGGTTCTCCTCTGCACTGTGGCCGTTCTCTACAATGGGTTGGCCGGATGAAGACAGCGAAGATTTCAAACGCTTCTTCCCGACTGATGTTCTTGTAACCGGCTATGATATCATTGGATTCTGGGTAAGCCGAATGATTTTCCAATCGTTAGAGTTTACGGGCAGACGTCCATTTAAAGATGTTCTCATTCACGGACTTGTACGTGATGCGGAAGGCCGTAAGATGAGTAAATCCCTTGGTAATGGAGTCGACCCAATGGATGTCATCGATAAATATGGTGCTGATTCGTTGCGCTACTTCTTATCGACTGGTTCTTCACCGGGTCAAGATTTACGCTTCCATTGGGAGAAGGTAGAATCAACGTGGAACTTTGCTAACAAAATTTGGAACGCTTCTCGCTTTGCATTGATGAACATGGGAGATTTAAAGTATGAAGATATAGATCTTTCAGGTGATAAATCAGTAGCAGATCAATGGATTCTTACACGACTGAACCAGACGATTGAGCAAGTGACTCAAAATGTCGACAAATATGAATTTGGGGAAGCGGGTCGTCATCTATACAACTTTATCTGGGATGACTTCTGTGACTGGTACATTGAAATGGCGAAGCTTCCATTGTATGGGGAAGATGATGGCCGTATTCTTACGACTCGATCCATCTTGGCGTACACACTCGATCAAACGATGCGAATGCTTCATCCGTTTATGCCATTCATCACGGAAGAAATCTGGCAGCACCTTCCACACGAAGGGGAGTCCATTACACAAGCAGCCTGGCCAGAGGTTCGAGATGAGTTCCACAATGAACAGGCCGTCAACGAAATGGACAGACTCGTGTCGATCATTCGTTCTGTAAGAAATATTCGTGCAGAAGTGGATACGCCTATGTCTAAGGAGATTCAGTTGATGATCCAGGCGAAAGATGAAGACGTTGTACAGGAACTTGAGAAAAATCGAGATTATTTGGAGAGATTCTGTAACCCGAGTGAATTAACGATTGCTACTGACCTTCAAGCTCCTGAAAAAGCGATGTCAGCTGTTATTACAGGGGCAGAACTTTACCTTCCGTTAGCCGGTTTGATCAATCTTGAAGACGAAATCAAGCGACTGGAACAAGAGTGGAAAAAGTGGGATAAAGAAGTCGATCGTGTTCAGAAGAAACTTTCGAATGAAGGTTTTGTCAGCAAAGCTCCTGAACACGTTGTAGAAGAAGAACGTAAGAAAGAAACCGATTATCTGGATAAACGGGCAAAAGTAGAAGCTCGCATTGAAGAATTAAAAGCATAA
- the hemL gene encoding glutamate-1-semialdehyde 2,1-aminomutase has protein sequence MKNFDRSSAAYQKAVDLMPGGVNSPVRAFKSVDMDPIFMEKGKGSKMYDIDGNEYIDYVLSFGPLILGHADENVTEALKKATEHGTSFGTPTEMENKLAELVIERVPSIEMLRMVNSGTEATMSALRVARGYTGRDKILKFEGNYHGHGDSLLIKAGSGVATLGLPDSPGVPESIAQNTITVPYNDLESVNYVFEQYGDDLAAVIIEPVSGNMGVVPPKEDFLQELRTLTEKNGTVLIFDEVMTGFRVGYHSAQGHFGVTPDMTCLGKVIGGGLPVGAYGGKREIMERVAPVGDIYQAGTLSGNPLAMTAGYETISAMTEEAYASINKKVDRLIEGYKQAAERHNIPLTVNRAGSMVGFFFTNDPVINFETANQSDLDLFTRYFQGMVQEGIYLPPSQFEGLFLSVKHTDEDIEKTIEAAEKVFASIK, from the coding sequence ATGAAGAATTTTGATCGATCATCAGCAGCTTATCAAAAGGCTGTAGACCTTATGCCAGGTGGAGTCAATTCTCCAGTCCGTGCATTTAAATCTGTGGATATGGACCCGATTTTTATGGAAAAAGGAAAAGGGTCAAAAATGTATGACATCGATGGAAACGAATATATTGATTATGTTTTGAGCTTCGGACCGCTGATTTTAGGCCATGCCGATGAAAATGTAACGGAAGCCCTGAAGAAAGCTACTGAACATGGGACGAGTTTCGGTACTCCTACCGAAATGGAAAATAAATTGGCCGAACTTGTAATTGAAAGAGTGCCATCCATTGAGATGCTTCGAATGGTGAATTCAGGAACAGAAGCTACTATGAGTGCCCTGCGTGTTGCTCGTGGGTACACAGGGCGCGATAAAATTCTCAAATTCGAGGGCAATTATCATGGACATGGCGACTCTTTATTGATCAAAGCAGGCTCGGGGGTTGCCACACTTGGACTACCGGATTCTCCTGGGGTACCTGAATCGATCGCACAAAATACAATTACTGTTCCTTACAACGATCTTGAAAGTGTCAACTATGTATTCGAACAGTACGGAGATGACTTGGCTGCAGTCATCATAGAGCCTGTCTCAGGAAACATGGGGGTAGTGCCTCCAAAAGAGGACTTTCTTCAAGAGCTACGTACGTTAACAGAAAAAAATGGCACCGTGCTGATCTTTGATGAGGTTATGACTGGCTTCCGTGTGGGCTATCATAGTGCTCAAGGGCACTTCGGCGTAACGCCTGATATGACTTGTCTTGGCAAAGTTATTGGAGGCGGACTGCCAGTAGGTGCTTACGGCGGTAAACGCGAAATTATGGAACGGGTCGCGCCTGTAGGAGACATTTATCAGGCTGGGACGCTTTCTGGAAATCCGCTTGCCATGACAGCAGGATACGAGACGATTTCAGCTATGACGGAAGAAGCTTATGCCTCCATTAATAAAAAAGTGGACCGCCTCATTGAAGGTTATAAGCAAGCGGCTGAAAGACATAACATTCCGTTGACTGTAAACCGTGCTGGCTCTATGGTCGGGTTTTTCTTTACAAATGATCCTGTCATTAATTTTGAAACGGCTAACCAATCAGATTTAGACTTGTTTACTCGCTATTTCCAAGGAATGGTTCAAGAAGGCATCTATCTGCCACCTTCCCAATTTGAAGGATTGTTTTTGTCTGTTAAACATACAGATGAAGATATTGAGAAAACCATCGAAGCTGCGGAAAAAGTATTTGCTTCTATCAAATAG
- a CDS encoding uroporphyrinogen-III synthase: MEPLAGKRVLVTRGKPQASAFSEQIEKAGGVAIETPLLTFQLNDTKENYHILTKLHDYSWVFLTSSNGVKFFFELLRRKGISIPETLHFAIIGQKTERMLKAFGYEADFKPSMYDAKTMGEEFFSQSNNEGPILYVRGNRSRDVLPHFFEKKRVFFQSITVYDTLLLKEGKNKLLDMLRREELDALTFTSPSTIQAYQSLVKAAEWNGKNLPCFCIGPTTAEKAEQSGFTNVFIPEQYTIDHMVEQIIQYFCEEGKR, translated from the coding sequence ATGGAACCACTTGCGGGGAAGAGAGTGCTCGTTACACGAGGAAAGCCCCAGGCAAGTGCCTTTTCTGAACAAATCGAGAAGGCGGGAGGGGTCGCAATAGAAACCCCTCTCCTTACTTTTCAATTGAATGATACAAAGGAGAATTATCATATTCTTACTAAACTTCACGACTATTCCTGGGTGTTTTTAACAAGCTCCAATGGCGTGAAGTTTTTTTTCGAGCTGCTGAGAAGAAAAGGTATCAGTATTCCCGAAACCCTCCATTTTGCCATTATCGGTCAAAAAACAGAACGGATGCTTAAAGCCTTTGGTTATGAAGCAGATTTTAAGCCATCGATGTACGATGCAAAAACAATGGGAGAAGAATTTTTTTCGCAATCGAATAATGAAGGACCGATTTTATATGTAAGAGGGAACCGCTCTCGGGACGTACTGCCTCATTTTTTTGAAAAAAAGCGGGTGTTTTTTCAATCCATCACTGTCTATGATACGCTACTATTGAAAGAGGGTAAGAATAAACTGTTGGACATGTTAAGGCGAGAAGAACTTGATGCGCTCACGTTCACAAGTCCTTCAACTATACAGGCTTATCAATCACTTGTGAAAGCAGCAGAATGGAACGGGAAGAACCTTCCATGCTTTTGTATAGGGCCGACAACCGCCGAAAAAGCTGAACAGTCAGGGTTTACAAATGTCTTCATTCCGGAGCAGTATACCATTGACCATATGGTTGAACAGATCATCCAGTATTTTTGTGAAGAAGGGAAAAGATAA
- a CDS encoding bifunctional folylpolyglutamate synthase/dihydrofolate synthase: MNYENAIDWIHSREKFKVKPGLKRMDWMMEKLGHPEMNLKAIHIAGTNGKGSTVSFLRNLLQTQGYRIGTFTSPYIVRFNERISINGEPIEDEELAKLVEELKPLSEELARTPLGEPTEFEVITAMAMVYFSRQKLDFVIFETGLGGRYDSTNIIQPLLSVITNIGRDHINILGSTIEQIADEKAGIIKEGRPVLCGAKQPEALQVIKKQASITHAPMALLGKDFFVEHVGSEPAGERFIFRNKAFRSGELLSGLKGKHQVENAALALEVVEYLKAQGTKVDRSKYEESVLQTTWPARFETVRTEPLTIIDGAHNEEGTQALVDTMKRHYRGKKINLVYSALEDKPVESMLMKLSEVIDEAYFTTFDFPRALTAVELKQLSPIPASTAISDYKKAVKKASEQVEKDGVLLITGSLYFISEIRKYFE, from the coding sequence ATGAACTATGAAAACGCAATTGACTGGATACATTCTAGAGAGAAATTCAAAGTAAAGCCCGGGTTAAAGCGAATGGACTGGATGATGGAGAAACTCGGACATCCTGAAATGAATCTGAAGGCGATTCATATTGCAGGAACGAATGGAAAGGGATCAACCGTATCTTTTCTAAGGAACCTGCTGCAAACTCAAGGGTATCGAATCGGTACGTTTACTTCTCCATACATCGTACGATTCAATGAACGAATCAGCATCAATGGTGAGCCGATTGAAGATGAAGAATTAGCGAAACTGGTAGAAGAACTAAAGCCGTTATCAGAAGAGCTTGCCCGGACACCACTTGGAGAACCGACTGAATTTGAAGTGATTACGGCGATGGCCATGGTTTATTTTTCAAGGCAGAAGCTCGATTTCGTTATTTTTGAAACAGGTCTTGGCGGGCGTTATGATTCAACGAATATTATTCAGCCACTCCTTAGTGTCATTACGAATATTGGACGGGATCACATCAATATCTTAGGATCGACTATTGAACAAATTGCTGATGAAAAGGCTGGGATTATTAAAGAAGGGCGGCCGGTACTATGCGGAGCCAAACAGCCTGAGGCCCTTCAAGTAATCAAAAAGCAAGCTTCTATCACACATGCGCCCATGGCTTTACTAGGAAAAGACTTTTTTGTAGAACATGTTGGAAGTGAGCCGGCAGGTGAACGATTTATCTTTCGTAACAAGGCATTCCGCTCTGGTGAATTATTGAGTGGTTTGAAAGGAAAACATCAAGTTGAAAATGCTGCACTTGCCCTGGAAGTGGTTGAATACTTGAAAGCTCAAGGGACGAAGGTAGATCGAAGCAAGTATGAGGAAAGTGTTCTTCAGACAACGTGGCCAGCCCGCTTCGAAACGGTACGGACCGAACCGTTGACGATTATTGATGGGGCACATAATGAAGAAGGTACTCAAGCTTTAGTGGATACAATGAAGCGGCACTACCGAGGAAAGAAAATCAATCTTGTCTATAGCGCATTAGAGGATAAGCCAGTAGAAAGTATGTTGATGAAGCTCTCAGAGGTCATAGATGAAGCTTACTTTACGACGTTTGACTTTCCTAGAGCGCTTACTGCAGTAGAGTTAAAACAATTGTCACCGATTCCTGCATCAACGGCAATTAGTGATTATAAGAAAGCAGTGAAAAAGGCGTCGGAGCAAGTAGAAAAAGATGGAGTTTTATTGATTACCGGCTCCTTGTATTTCATTTCCGAAATAAGGAAATATTTTGAATAA
- the spoVID gene encoding stage VI sporulation protein D: MQNKHNVFSFYLDESLWFKEGQGVRELIGISLEPEISIEDCGDEVCLRGTVDLAGEYVAVQEHNSYNDAPVQSARMMDQVQKGEEGVCYFSHSFPVEITVPLERVSSLDDVLVDIESFDYELPANHQLRLHAQLNINGIEEKEKEADNASQFDESATVGPVNYAEPKEEEIVRPIFPEREVPVVQLNNDYRNDDNQEEEDDGRWYYKKSQSFGEFFGQAEKPQMPEASPESVQMQESYESSSMMDQAESSPKSESSSESEESKEAPGGMDGIKQIFKHLFPNREDSYAQMKMYIAQEDETLESIAQKYEVTVSQLERANEYRGDVSPGQIVYIPS, from the coding sequence TTGCAGAATAAACATAATGTATTCTCATTTTATTTAGATGAATCTTTATGGTTTAAGGAAGGACAGGGCGTCCGTGAACTAATTGGAATATCCCTGGAGCCTGAAATTTCGATAGAAGATTGCGGGGACGAAGTCTGCTTGAGAGGAACTGTCGATCTTGCTGGTGAATATGTAGCGGTTCAGGAGCACAACAGTTATAATGATGCCCCTGTACAGTCTGCACGTATGATGGATCAGGTTCAGAAAGGCGAGGAAGGGGTCTGTTATTTTTCTCATTCGTTTCCAGTGGAAATAACAGTTCCGTTAGAAAGGGTTTCCAGTTTGGATGATGTGCTCGTAGATATTGAAAGCTTTGACTATGAGCTGCCTGCAAATCATCAGCTTAGACTTCATGCCCAGCTGAATATCAATGGAATTGAAGAAAAAGAAAAAGAGGCTGACAACGCTTCTCAGTTTGATGAGTCAGCAACCGTTGGACCAGTAAATTATGCAGAGCCTAAAGAAGAGGAAATCGTTCGTCCTATTTTTCCTGAACGAGAAGTGCCAGTGGTTCAATTGAACAATGATTATAGGAACGATGATAATCAAGAAGAAGAGGACGATGGACGTTGGTATTATAAAAAATCTCAAAGCTTTGGTGAATTTTTTGGGCAGGCAGAAAAACCACAAATGCCAGAAGCTTCTCCAGAGAGTGTCCAAATGCAAGAGAGCTATGAGAGCAGCTCCATGATGGATCAGGCAGAGAGCAGTCCTAAATCAGAGAGTTCATCTGAATCTGAGGAGTCGAAAGAAGCTCCTGGAGGAATGGATGGCATTAAGCAAATCTTTAAGCATCTCTTCCCGAACCGAGAAGATTCTTATGCTCAAATGAAGATGTATATCGCCCAGGAGGATGAAACGCTGGAGTCGATTGCTCAGAAATACGAGGTAACAGTCAGTCAGCTTGAACGCGCTAATGAGTACCGTGGAGATGTATCTCCAGGGCAGATTGTGTATATCCCTAGCTAG